From the genome of Dehalococcoidales bacterium:
AGATTACTACCGCTATCTCCGAGAACCTTGACCGTTACGGTAGCATCTACATGATGGCAACATCCGGAGCTAAAGGAAACATCTCCCAGATCCGGCAGATGGCCGGTATCCGGGGACTGATGACCAACCCCTCCGGCAGGATAATTGATTTTCCAATCAAATCCAGCTTTCGTGAGGGCCTCAGCGTGCTGGAATACTTTATTTCAACCCACGGCGCCCGCAAAGGGCTGGCCGATACCGCTCTCAGAACATCAGAAAGCGGATACCTTACCCGGCGGCTTATCGATGCTTCCCATGATGTCATCATCTTCGAGGAAGACTGCGAGACTCTGGACGGTCTCTGGATATTCGAGCCCCAGGAAAAAGGCCTGTTGCCATCCTTTGCTGAGAGGATTATCGGCCGCCTGGCGGCCAGCAAGGTGCTCGACCCCCGAAGCGGCCAGACCATTGTCGACCGTAACGAAGAAATCGACGAACAGAAGATAGAAGAGATTATCGCTGCCGGTATCACCTCGGTCCACGCCAGGTCTCCTATTAGCTGCCAGGCCCGCCGCGGCATCTGTCAGCGCTGCTACGGACGGGACCTGTCACGGGGTCGCCTGGTTAATCTCAATACGGCGGTTGGCATCATCGCTGCCCAGAGCATCGGTGAACCGGGTACGCAGCTGACCTTACGCACCTTCCACACCGGCGGTGTGGTGGGGGTTGACATCACCAGCGGTCTACCCAGAGTAGAGGAGCTCTTTGAAGCCAGACTACCCAAGGCTTCAGCTATTCTCGCTGATATAACCGGGGTCGCCGAAGTTATTCATGACGATGAGGGAGACAGGATTAAGATTAACAGCTCGGAAACATTCAGTGATGAATACACAGTACCTGCCGGGTATAAAGTTGCGGTGGAGGACGGGCAGTGGGTGGATATCGGGATGGAACTGGCCCGGCCCAGGCCGGAAAGCAAGACTAAAGGCAAAGCGGAAACAACGGCTTTGACCGGTGAGTCCCAACCTATCCTGGCTAATAGCACGGGACAGGTCACCATCAAAGGCAAGAAACTGACAATCGTCTACGAGGAGAAGGAAGAGCGCGAATATTCCGTCCCGGCGACTACCCACATTCGTGTCCAGACTGGAGACCTGATAAAAGCCGGACAGCAACTCACCGATGGCTCAATCAATCCTCAGGAGATGCTGCACATCCTGGGCAGGGAGGCCGTCCAGCAATACCTGGTAGATGAGGTGCAAAGGGTCTACCGCTCCCAAGGAGTGAATATCAATGACAAACATATCGAAATCATCATCCATCAGATGCTGGCCAAGGTGCGCATCGATTCCTCGGGAGATACCGAGCTGATACCCGGAGAGCTAATCGACCGGTTCCAGTACGAAGATAACAACGCCGAGGTACTGGCGGAGGGAGGTGAACCGGCCACTGCCCACACCGTGCTGCTGGGCACAACCAGAGCCTCGCTGAGCACCAACAGCTGGCTGGCGGCAGCCTCTTTCCAGGAGACCACCAAGGTACTGACTGAAGCCGCCGTCAGGGGTGCCGTGGACAGGCTGGCCGGACTCAAGGAGAACGTAATTATCGGCCGCCTGATACCGGCACGCTCTCCAGTCTCTGAGGAGATAATACTGCCAGCCATTGAAGTTCCCCCGGAGGCCCTGGAGTTAGACCTGACACCCATCCCGGGCATCGGAGGAGAGGAGATCATCGACGAAACGAGCCAACTGATTGAAGAGGAGGAACCGGATGAAATGGACGAGAACCTCCTGGATGAAGTGACCGATCTGGAAGAATAACTCCTGACACAGCCCGTTACCGCTGTAAGTTGTAAAAGGTCACCCGTAATCCGGGTGACCTTTCCTTTTGGCGTCTACCCTGGCTTTGAATAGATGTGTGCTATAATAAACCCGGAACAACTGCAACGACTATCTATATATGAAGTAAGGCGGTGATTTCGAAATAGATCGCATCGTATCGGGTAAGACCAGTACCGAAGATGTATCACTTGATACCAGCTTACGCCCGCGCTGTCTTGATGACTTCATCGGGCAGAACAAGGTCAAGGGAAACCTGGGAATAGCCATCGCGGCGGCGAAGGGCAGAGGCGAGCCACTGGATCACCTGCTGCTCTACGGCCCGGCCGGCCTGGGCAAGACAACCCTGGCTTACATCATCGCCGCGGAAATGCAGGTCAATATACGGATTACTTCCGGCCCGGCAATAGAGCGCAGCGGAGACCTGGCGGCTATACTGACCAATCTCCGCAGCCAGGACATACTCTTTATTGATGAAATCCACCGCCTGAACCGGACGGTGGAAGAGGTACTGTACCCGGCCATGGAGGACTTTGCCCTGGACCTTATTATCGGCAAGGGGGCCGGCGCTAAAAGCCTGCGGTTAAACCTGCCCAAATTCACCCTGATTGGAGCCACCACCCGCTTTGCCATGCTCAGCTCACCCCTCCGTGACCGCTTCGGCGCCATTTATCACCTCGATTTTTACGACCAGTCATCTATTGAAACAATCCTGAAACGTTCTGCCGCTATTCTGGGTATAAAAGCTGAAGCCGGAGGTCTGGAAGAAATTGCCCGCCGTGCCCGCGGAACACCCCGCGTGGCCAACCGGCTGCTCAAACGTGTTAGAGACTACGCTCAGGTGAAAGCCGACGGAGTAGCTACCCAAGCGGTAGCCATTGAAGCTCTGTCCAGGCTGGAAATTGACCCCAACGGCCTGGACGATACCGACCGCAAGGTACTGCTCACCATAATTGAAAAGTTCAACGGAGGGCCGGTGGGACTGGAGACCATCGCCGCCGCCATCAGCGAGGAGGCGGACACCATCATGGATGTCTACGAACCCTACCTGCTGCAACTGGGCTTCCTGGACAGGACATCTCGCGGCCGGGTCGCTACCCCCCTCGCCTACCAGCACCTCGGACTGCCCTATAATAATAAGGAAAAGCCCCCGCAGGGGAGTTTGTGGTGAAAGTGAGAGCAAAATGGCGAAATTCTTAAATACATCTGGAGCTTATGCAGCGATAGAGGATATAATTAGCAAGGCTAGCAATAGAGTGGTTTTGATTTCCCCCTACCTGCAAATTCCGGATACTTTGTTAAGACGCCTAAAATTTATAGATGCAAACAACGTCAAAATAATAGTGGTTTGCAGAAAAGACGACTTAAAAGCTGATGTAAGAAGTGACCTGAAACAATTAAAAAAGTTGGAGCTTCGCTTTGATGACCATTTACACGCCAAATGTTTCTACAACGAAGAAACTATGGTAATTACCTCTTTGAACTTGTATGACTATTCTCAACAGAATAACAG
Proteins encoded in this window:
- a CDS encoding DNA-directed RNA polymerase subunit beta' is translated as ITTAISENLDRYGSIYMMATSGAKGNISQIRQMAGIRGLMTNPSGRIIDFPIKSSFREGLSVLEYFISTHGARKGLADTALRTSESGYLTRRLIDASHDVIIFEEDCETLDGLWIFEPQEKGLLPSFAERIIGRLAASKVLDPRSGQTIVDRNEEIDEQKIEEIIAAGITSVHARSPISCQARRGICQRCYGRDLSRGRLVNLNTAVGIIAAQSIGEPGTQLTLRTFHTGGVVGVDITSGLPRVEELFEARLPKASAILADITGVAEVIHDDEGDRIKINSSETFSDEYTVPAGYKVAVEDGQWVDIGMELARPRPESKTKGKAETTALTGESQPILANSTGQVTIKGKKLTIVYEEKEEREYSVPATTHIRVQTGDLIKAGQQLTDGSINPQEMLHILGREAVQQYLVDEVQRVYRSQGVNINDKHIEIIIHQMLAKVRIDSSGDTELIPGELIDRFQYEDNNAEVLAEGGEPATAHTVLLGTTRASLSTNSWLAAASFQETTKVLTEAAVRGAVDRLAGLKENVIIGRLIPARSPVSEEIILPAIEVPPEALELDLTPIPGIGGEEIIDETSQLIEEEEPDEMDENLLDEVTDLEE
- the ruvB gene encoding Holliday junction branch migration DNA helicase RuvB; this translates as MDRIVSGKTSTEDVSLDTSLRPRCLDDFIGQNKVKGNLGIAIAAAKGRGEPLDHLLLYGPAGLGKTTLAYIIAAEMQVNIRITSGPAIERSGDLAAILTNLRSQDILFIDEIHRLNRTVEEVLYPAMEDFALDLIIGKGAGAKSLRLNLPKFTLIGATTRFAMLSSPLRDRFGAIYHLDFYDQSSIETILKRSAAILGIKAEAGGLEEIARRARGTPRVANRLLKRVRDYAQVKADGVATQAVAIEALSRLEIDPNGLDDTDRKVLLTIIEKFNGGPVGLETIAAAISEEADTIMDVYEPYLLQLGFLDRTSRGRVATPLAYQHLGLPYNNKEKPPQGSLW